A part of Chlorocebus sabaeus isolate Y175 chromosome 28, mChlSab1.0.hap1, whole genome shotgun sequence genomic DNA contains:
- the NYAP1 gene encoding neuronal tyrosine-phosphorylated phosphoinositide-3-kinase adapter 1 isoform X2, whose amino-acid sequence MNLLYRKTKLEWRQHKEEEAKRSSSKEVAPAGSAGPAAGQGPGVRVRDIASLRRSLRMGFMTMPASQEHTPHPCRSAMAPRSLSCHSVGSMDSVGGGPGGGGGGLTEDSSIRRPPAKPRRHPSTKLSMVGPGSGAETPPSKKAGSQKPTPEGRESSRKVPPQKPRRSPNTQLSVSFDESCPPGPSPRGGNLPLQRLTRGSRVAGDPDVGAQEEPVYIEMVGDVFRGGGRSGGGLAGPPLGGGGPTPPAGADSDSEESEAIYEEMKYPLPEEAGEGRANGPPPLTATSPPQQPHALPPHAHRRPASALPSRRDGTPTKTIPCEIPPPFPNLLQHRPPLLAFPQAKSASRTPGDGVSRLPVLCHSKEPAGSTPAPQVPARERETPPPPPPPPAANLLLLGPSGRARSHSTPLPPQGSGQPRGERELPNSHSMICPKAAGAPAAPPAPAALLPGPPKDKAVSYTMVYSAVKVTTHSVLPAGPPLGVGEPKTEKEISVLHGMLCTSSRPPMPGKSSPHSGAMGAAAGVLHHRGCLASPHSLPDPTAGPLTPLWTYPATAAGLKRPPAYESLKAGGVLNKGCGVGAPSPMVKIQLQEQGTDGGAFASISCAHVIASAGTPEEEEEEMGAATFGAGWALQRKVLYGGRKSKELDKVEDGARAWNGSAEGPGKVEREDRGPVTSGIPVRSQGAEGLLARIHHGDRGGSRTALPIPCQTFPACHRNGDFTGGYRLGRSASTSGVRQVALHTPRPCSQPRDAPSQPHPALPLPLPLPLPPLPPLPPLPPQPARERDGKLLEVIERKRCVCKEIKARHRPDRGLCKQESMPILPSWRRGPEPRKSGTPPCRRQHTVLWDTAI is encoded by the exons ATGAACCTCCTCTACCGAAAAACCAAGCTGGAGTGGAGGCAGCACAAGGAAGAAGAGGCCAAGAGGAG CTCCAGTAAGGAGGTGGCCCCTGCTGGCTCGGCTGGGCCGGCGGCCGGCCAGGGGCCTGGGGTCCGCGTGCGGGACATCGCCTCGCTACGGCGCTCCCTCAGGATGGGTTTCATGACGATGCCTGCCTCCCAGGAGCACACCCCGCACCCCTGCCGCAGCGCCATGGCCCCACGCTCCCTTTCCTGCCACTCGGTGGGCAGCATGGACAGTGTCGGGGGTGGCCCTGGTGGGGGCGGTGGGGGCCTCACAGAGGACAGCAGCATCCGAAGACCCCCTGCCAAGCCCCGGAGACACCCCAGCACCAAGCTCAGCATGGTGGGGCCCGGGTCGGGGGCAGAGACGCCCCCCAGCAAGAAAGCAG GCTCACAGAAGCCAACCCCAGAGGGCCGAGAGTCCAGCCGGAAGGTTCCTCCGCAGAAGCCCAGGCGAAGCCCTAACACCCAGCTCTCTGTCTCCTTCGATGAGTCCTGCCCCCCAGGCCCCTCTCCTCGAGGGGGGAACCTGCCTCTTCAGCGCCTCACTAGGgggtcccgagtagctggggaccCTGATGTGGGTGCCCAGGAAGAGCCTGTGTACATTGAGATGGTGGGGGACGTCTTTAGGGGAGGAGGACGAAGTGGAGGAGGCCTGGCTGGGCCCCCTCTTGGGGGTGGGGGCCCGACCCCTCCAGCGGGCGCTGACTCGGACTCTGAAGAGAGTGAGGCCATCTATGAGGAGATGAAGTACCCGCTGCCGGAAGAGGCCGGGGAAGGCCGGGCCAATGGCCCTCCACCATTGACCGCAACATCCCCGCCACAACAGCCTCACGCCCTTCCGCCCCATGCCCACCGCCGCCCAGCTTCAGCCCTCCCGAGCCGGAGGGATGGGACGCCCACCAAGACCATTCCTTGTGAAATCCCCCCACCCTTCCCAAACCTCCTTCAGCACCGGCCTCCACTCCTGGCCTTCCCCCAAGCCAAGTCTGCTTCCCGAACCCCTGGCGATGGGGTCTCGAGGCTACCTGTCCTCTGCCACTCCAAGGAGCCAGCCGGCTCCACCCCAGCTCCCCAAGTGCCTGCACGGGAGCGGGAGACGCCTCCCCCACCGCCTCCACCTCCTGCTGCCAACCTGCTGCTGCTGGGACCATCGGGCCGGGCCCGGAGCCACTCGACACCGTTGCCACCCCAGGGCTCTGGCCAGCCCCGGGGGGAGCGGGAGCTCCCCAACTCCCACAGCATGATCTGCCCTAAGGCGGCGGGGGCGCCGGCAGCCCCCCCTGCCCCGGCCGCCTTGCTCCCCGGCCCCCCCAAGGACAAGGCCGTGTCTTACACCATGGTGTACTCGGCGGTCAAGGTGACCACGCACTCTGTCCTGCCAGCCGGTCCACCCCTGGGTGTTGGGGAGCCAAAGACGGAGAAGGAGATCTCAGTCCTCCATGGGATGCTGTGTACCAGCTCGAGGCCCCCCATGCCAGGGAAGTCCAGCCCCCACAGTGGGGCCATGGGCGCGGCAGCTGGGGTCCTCCACCACCGTGGCTGCCTGGCCTCCCCCCACAGCCTTCCAGACCCAACTGCAGGCCCCCTGACCCCGCTGTGGACCTACCCAGCCACAGCAGCTGGGCTTAAGAGACCCCCTGCCTATGAGAGCCTCAAGGCTGGGGGGGTGCTGAATAAGGGCTGTGGTGTGGGGGCCCCATCCCCCATGGTCAAGATTCAGCTGCAGGAGCAAGGGACTGATGGGGGTGCTTTTGCCAGCATCTCCTGTGCCCACGTCATCGCCAGTGCAGGGAcaccagaggaggaagaggaggagatgggCGCCGCGACATTTGGGGCAGGCTGGGCCCTGCAGAGAAAGGTCCTCTATGGAGGGAGAAAATCAAAGGAGTTGGACA AGGTCGAGGATGGTGCCCGGGCCTGGAATGGCAGTGCCGAGGGTCCAGGCAAGGTGGAGCGTGAGGACAGGGGCCCTGTGACATCAGGGATCCCAGTGAGGAGCCAGGGGGCAGAGGGCCTGCTGGCCAGGATCCACCACGGAGACCGAGGAGGGAGCCGCACCGCGCTGCCCATTCCTTGCCAGACCTTCCCTGCCTGCCACCGCAATGGAG ACTTCACGGGAGGCTACCGCCTAGGGCGCTCGGCCTCCACCTCCGGAGTCCGGCAGGTTGCTCTCCACACACCCCGGCCCTGCAGCCAGCCCAGGGATGCCCCGAGCCAG CCCCACCCCGCGCTGCCGCTGCCGCTGCCGCTGCCCCTGCCGCCCCTGCCGCCCCTGCCGCCCCTGCCGCCCCAACCGGCCCGCGAACGCGACGGGAAGCTGCTGGAGGTGATCGAGCGCAAGCGCTGCGTATGCAAGGAGATCAAGGCGCGCCACCGCCCGGACCGAGGCCTCTGCAAACAGGAGAGCATGCCTATCCTCCCCAGCTGGCGGCGGGGGCCCGAGCCCCGCAAGTCCGGCACCCCGCCCTGCCGCCGGCAGCACACGGTCCTCTGGGACACCGCCATCTGA
- the NYAP1 gene encoding neuronal tyrosine-phosphorylated phosphoinositide-3-kinase adapter 1 isoform X1, with the protein MNLLYRKTKLEWRQHKEEEAKRSSSKEVAPAGSAGPAAGQGPGVRVRDIASLRRSLRMGFMTMPASQEHTPHPCRSAMAPRSLSCHSVGSMDSVGGGPGGGGGGLTEDSSIRRPPAKPRRHPSTKLSMVGPGSGAETPPSKKAGSQKPTPEGRESSRKVPPQKPRRSPNTQLSVSFDESCPPGPSPRGGNLPLQRLTRGSRVAGDPDVGAQEEPVYIEMVGDVFRGGGRSGGGLAGPPLGGGGPTPPAGADSDSEESEAIYEEMKYPLPEEAGEGRANGPPPLTATSPPQQPHALPPHAHRRPASALPSRRDGTPTKTIPCEIPPPFPNLLQHRPPLLAFPQAKSASRTPGDGVSRLPVLCHSKEPAGSTPAPQVPARERETPPPPPPPPAANLLLLGPSGRARSHSTPLPPQGSGQPRGERELPNSHSMICPKAAGAPAAPPAPAALLPGPPKDKAVSYTMVYSAVKVTTHSVLPAGPPLGVGEPKTEKEISVLHGMLCTSSRPPMPGKSSPHSGAMGAAAGVLHHRGCLASPHSLPDPTAGPLTPLWTYPATAAGLKRPPAYESLKAGGVLNKGCGVGAPSPMVKIQLQEQGTDGGAFASISCAHVIASAGTPEEEEEEMGAATFGAGWALQRKVLYGGRKSKELDTEVEDGARAWNGSAEGPGKVEREDRGPVTSGIPVRSQGAEGLLARIHHGDRGGSRTALPIPCQTFPACHRNGDFTGGYRLGRSASTSGVRQVALHTPRPCSQPRDAPSQPHPALPLPLPLPLPPLPPLPPLPPQPARERDGKLLEVIERKRCVCKEIKARHRPDRGLCKQESMPILPSWRRGPEPRKSGTPPCRRQHTVLWDTAI; encoded by the exons ATGAACCTCCTCTACCGAAAAACCAAGCTGGAGTGGAGGCAGCACAAGGAAGAAGAGGCCAAGAGGAG CTCCAGTAAGGAGGTGGCCCCTGCTGGCTCGGCTGGGCCGGCGGCCGGCCAGGGGCCTGGGGTCCGCGTGCGGGACATCGCCTCGCTACGGCGCTCCCTCAGGATGGGTTTCATGACGATGCCTGCCTCCCAGGAGCACACCCCGCACCCCTGCCGCAGCGCCATGGCCCCACGCTCCCTTTCCTGCCACTCGGTGGGCAGCATGGACAGTGTCGGGGGTGGCCCTGGTGGGGGCGGTGGGGGCCTCACAGAGGACAGCAGCATCCGAAGACCCCCTGCCAAGCCCCGGAGACACCCCAGCACCAAGCTCAGCATGGTGGGGCCCGGGTCGGGGGCAGAGACGCCCCCCAGCAAGAAAGCAG GCTCACAGAAGCCAACCCCAGAGGGCCGAGAGTCCAGCCGGAAGGTTCCTCCGCAGAAGCCCAGGCGAAGCCCTAACACCCAGCTCTCTGTCTCCTTCGATGAGTCCTGCCCCCCAGGCCCCTCTCCTCGAGGGGGGAACCTGCCTCTTCAGCGCCTCACTAGGgggtcccgagtagctggggaccCTGATGTGGGTGCCCAGGAAGAGCCTGTGTACATTGAGATGGTGGGGGACGTCTTTAGGGGAGGAGGACGAAGTGGAGGAGGCCTGGCTGGGCCCCCTCTTGGGGGTGGGGGCCCGACCCCTCCAGCGGGCGCTGACTCGGACTCTGAAGAGAGTGAGGCCATCTATGAGGAGATGAAGTACCCGCTGCCGGAAGAGGCCGGGGAAGGCCGGGCCAATGGCCCTCCACCATTGACCGCAACATCCCCGCCACAACAGCCTCACGCCCTTCCGCCCCATGCCCACCGCCGCCCAGCTTCAGCCCTCCCGAGCCGGAGGGATGGGACGCCCACCAAGACCATTCCTTGTGAAATCCCCCCACCCTTCCCAAACCTCCTTCAGCACCGGCCTCCACTCCTGGCCTTCCCCCAAGCCAAGTCTGCTTCCCGAACCCCTGGCGATGGGGTCTCGAGGCTACCTGTCCTCTGCCACTCCAAGGAGCCAGCCGGCTCCACCCCAGCTCCCCAAGTGCCTGCACGGGAGCGGGAGACGCCTCCCCCACCGCCTCCACCTCCTGCTGCCAACCTGCTGCTGCTGGGACCATCGGGCCGGGCCCGGAGCCACTCGACACCGTTGCCACCCCAGGGCTCTGGCCAGCCCCGGGGGGAGCGGGAGCTCCCCAACTCCCACAGCATGATCTGCCCTAAGGCGGCGGGGGCGCCGGCAGCCCCCCCTGCCCCGGCCGCCTTGCTCCCCGGCCCCCCCAAGGACAAGGCCGTGTCTTACACCATGGTGTACTCGGCGGTCAAGGTGACCACGCACTCTGTCCTGCCAGCCGGTCCACCCCTGGGTGTTGGGGAGCCAAAGACGGAGAAGGAGATCTCAGTCCTCCATGGGATGCTGTGTACCAGCTCGAGGCCCCCCATGCCAGGGAAGTCCAGCCCCCACAGTGGGGCCATGGGCGCGGCAGCTGGGGTCCTCCACCACCGTGGCTGCCTGGCCTCCCCCCACAGCCTTCCAGACCCAACTGCAGGCCCCCTGACCCCGCTGTGGACCTACCCAGCCACAGCAGCTGGGCTTAAGAGACCCCCTGCCTATGAGAGCCTCAAGGCTGGGGGGGTGCTGAATAAGGGCTGTGGTGTGGGGGCCCCATCCCCCATGGTCAAGATTCAGCTGCAGGAGCAAGGGACTGATGGGGGTGCTTTTGCCAGCATCTCCTGTGCCCACGTCATCGCCAGTGCAGGGAcaccagaggaggaagaggaggagatgggCGCCGCGACATTTGGGGCAGGCTGGGCCCTGCAGAGAAAGGTCCTCTATGGAGGGAGAAAATCAAAGGAGTTGGACA CAGAGGTCGAGGATGGTGCCCGGGCCTGGAATGGCAGTGCCGAGGGTCCAGGCAAGGTGGAGCGTGAGGACAGGGGCCCTGTGACATCAGGGATCCCAGTGAGGAGCCAGGGGGCAGAGGGCCTGCTGGCCAGGATCCACCACGGAGACCGAGGAGGGAGCCGCACCGCGCTGCCCATTCCTTGCCAGACCTTCCCTGCCTGCCACCGCAATGGAG ACTTCACGGGAGGCTACCGCCTAGGGCGCTCGGCCTCCACCTCCGGAGTCCGGCAGGTTGCTCTCCACACACCCCGGCCCTGCAGCCAGCCCAGGGATGCCCCGAGCCAG CCCCACCCCGCGCTGCCGCTGCCGCTGCCGCTGCCCCTGCCGCCCCTGCCGCCCCTGCCGCCCCTGCCGCCCCAACCGGCCCGCGAACGCGACGGGAAGCTGCTGGAGGTGATCGAGCGCAAGCGCTGCGTATGCAAGGAGATCAAGGCGCGCCACCGCCCGGACCGAGGCCTCTGCAAACAGGAGAGCATGCCTATCCTCCCCAGCTGGCGGCGGGGGCCCGAGCCCCGCAAGTCCGGCACCCCGCCCTGCCGCCGGCAGCACACGGTCCTCTGGGACACCGCCATCTGA